The Malus domestica chromosome 13, GDT2T_hap1 genome includes a window with the following:
- the LOC103452878 gene encoding uncharacterized protein: MGSGRVEKPSPTMRSIDSKHFKLQKPISKDDSKKPHHNKTKKKRWWKSALLFFKWNKLTPHHHYHRVSAIRGGDENVQHQARAKAFGASIFGPVYITESISWSCMPYLSTSRPPSGPLAGTMPTASKDEMGIPYLNLRELNMEQQQQRNSTSAMPIYLVT; the protein is encoded by the coding sequence atgggaagtgggagggTAGAGAAGCCGAGTCCGACGATGAGATCCATAGACTCCAAACATTTCAAGCTTCAAAAGCCCATCTCAAAAGATGACTCCAAAAAGCCCCACCACAACAAAACTAAGAAGAAGCGATGGTGGAAAAGCGCTCTTCTTTTCTTCAAATGGAACAAGCTAACAccccaccaccactaccaccgTGTCTCCGCCATCCGCGGCGGTGATGAAAATGTTCAACACCAGGCCAGAGCCAAAGCCTTTGGGGCATCCATTTTTGGGCCGGTTTATATCACTGAGAGTATAAGCTGGTCGTGCATGCCTTACCTGAGTACTAGCCGGCCGCCGTCTGGGCCGCTCGCTGGTACTATGCCTACGGCGAGTAAGGATGAGATGGGCATTCCTTACTTGAACCTGAGAGAGCTTAACATGGAGCAACAGCAACAGAGGAACTCTACCTCTGCCATGCCTATATATTTGGTTACTTAA